From a single Populus trichocarpa isolate Nisqually-1 chromosome 17, P.trichocarpa_v4.1, whole genome shotgun sequence genomic region:
- the LOC7496588 gene encoding uncharacterized protein At3g49140 isoform X1, whose product MMMAMAMMIETTTAVRFPASTTPAANFCSSLPRSSSVILWNKFRRLNGVSFLRRSSHLKSKIQASAENLDSNLDSSKQNGKLQYHPSEGIAESTSETSSDAMLTPQETCRTIVEAKSKATLMLTGVINDDIHENIIWPDLPYVTDEHGNIYFQVKNDEDILQTLTTENNFVQAIIGFDATEMLSEMESLGTSEIDFGVEEIEEEDSDVEDGANEDDDDYDEDLVAVLDDDDDEEDDDDEALGDWAKLETMSSSHPMYFAKKLAQVASDDPIDWMEQPPAGVAIQGLIRPAFMEEQSDIQRHMSGNQSHHAGTNQVGQSMEGKLEEPGVINGHEHKSGSSEDISLWREELEKDEVPSSGTSFYKLEMIKIQLISAHGHQTTVEVEDFRKAQPDAIALSAAKIISRLKAGGEKITQAFKSLCWRCKGIQVEEATIIDVDSLGFDLRVCSGTQIQTLRFAFNSRATSEYSAERQLNDLLFPRIQSRLQKKNTAQMP is encoded by the exons atgatgatGGCCATGGCAATGATGATTGAAACCACCACAGCCGTCCGATTCCCCGCCTCCACCACTCCTGCTGCAAACTTCTGCTCCTCCTTGCCCCGCAGCAGCTCTGTCATTCTTTG GAATAAATTTCGAAGACTAAATGGCGTTTCTTTCTTAAGAAGGAGCAGTCATTTAAAGAGTAAGATTCAAGCGTCTGCAGAGAATTTAGATTCAAACTTGGATTCTTCGAAGCAGAATGGTAAACTGCAATACCATCCATCTGAGGGGATTGCAGAGTCAACATCAGAAACAAGTAGTGATGCTATGCTTACACCTCAAGAAACATGTAGGACTATTGTTGAG GCGAAAAGCAAAGCAACATTAATGTTGACTGGTGTGATCAATGATGATATTCATGAGAACATTATCTGGCCAGACTTGCCTTATGTGACTGATGAACATGGGA ATATATACTTTCAAGTGAAGAATGATGAAGACATTTTGCAAACACTTACTacagaaaataattttgtg CAAGCCATTATAGGTTTTGATGCCACGGAAATGCTCAGTGAGATGGAGTCATTGGGTACATCAGAAATTGATTTTGGGGTTGAGGAAATAGAAGAGGAAGATAGTGATGTTGAAGATGGGGCCAATGAGGATGACGACGACTATGATGAG GATTTGGTGGCTGTTcttgatgacgatgatgatgaggaagatgatgatgatgaggcaCTTGGAGACTGGGCAAAATTAGAGACTATGAGCTCTTCTCATCCAATGTATTTTGCCAAAAAGCTGGCTCAG GTTGCTTCAGATGATCCTATAGACTGGATGGAGCAGCCTCCTGCTGGTGTAGCTATCCAGGGCCTTATTAGACCCGCCTTCATGGAAGAGCAATCTGACATCCAGAGACATATGTCTGGCAATCAGTCTCATCATGCTGGTACAAATCAGGTTGGGCAAAGCATGGAAGGCAAGCTAGAAGAACCTGGTGTGataaatggtcatgaacataaGTCAGGATCATCTGAAGATATTTCATTGTGGCGGGAGGAATTGGAAAAGGATGAGGTTCCAAGTAGTGGAACTTCATTTTACAAGCTGGAGATGATTAAAATTCAGCTGATTTCAGCTCATGGACACCAA ACTACAGTTGAAGTAGAAGACTTTAGGAAAGCACAACCTGATGCGATTGCACTTTCGGCAGCCAAAATCATATCTCGTCTGAAAGCTGGTGGTGAAAAGATTACGCAGGCCTTTAAATCTCTTTGTTGGAGATGCAAGGGTATCCAAGTGGAG GAGGCAACGATTATTGATGTAGATTCTCTTGGATTTGATTTGAGAGTTTGTTCTGGAACGCAAATCCAAACATTGCGGTTTGCGTTCAATTCAAGG GCAACCTCAGAATATAGTGCTGAAAGACAACTGAATGACTTACTATTCCCAAGGATCCAAAGTAGGCTGCAGAAAAAGAACACTGCTCAAATGCCATAA
- the LOC7496588 gene encoding uncharacterized protein At3g49140 isoform X2, whose amino-acid sequence MVNCNTIHLRGLQSQHQKQVVMLCLHLKKHVGLLLSMLCQAKSKATLMLTGVINDDIHENIIWPDLPYVTDEHGNIYFQVKNDEDILQTLTTENNFVQAIIGFDATEMLSEMESLGTSEIDFGVEEIEEEDSDVEDGANEDDDDYDEDLVAVLDDDDDEEDDDDEALGDWAKLETMSSSHPMYFAKKLAQVASDDPIDWMEQPPAGVAIQGLIRPAFMEEQSDIQRHMSGNQSHHAGTNQVGQSMEGKLEEPGVINGHEHKSGSSEDISLWREELEKDEVPSSGTSFYKLEMIKIQLISAHGHQTTVEVEDFRKAQPDAIALSAAKIISRLKAGGEKITQAFKSLCWRCKGIQVEEATIIDVDSLGFDLRVCSGTQIQTLRFAFNSRATSEYSAERQLNDLLFPRIQSRLQKKNTAQMP is encoded by the exons ATGGTAAACTGCAATACCATCCATCTGAGGGGATTGCAGAGTCAACATCAGAAACAAGTAGTGATGCTATGCTTACACCTCAAGAAACATGTAGGACTATTGTTGAG TATGTTATGTCAGGCGAAAAGCAAAGCAACATTAATGTTGACTGGTGTGATCAATGATGATATTCATGAGAACATTATCTGGCCAGACTTGCCTTATGTGACTGATGAACATGGGA ATATATACTTTCAAGTGAAGAATGATGAAGACATTTTGCAAACACTTACTacagaaaataattttgtg CAAGCCATTATAGGTTTTGATGCCACGGAAATGCTCAGTGAGATGGAGTCATTGGGTACATCAGAAATTGATTTTGGGGTTGAGGAAATAGAAGAGGAAGATAGTGATGTTGAAGATGGGGCCAATGAGGATGACGACGACTATGATGAG GATTTGGTGGCTGTTcttgatgacgatgatgatgaggaagatgatgatgatgaggcaCTTGGAGACTGGGCAAAATTAGAGACTATGAGCTCTTCTCATCCAATGTATTTTGCCAAAAAGCTGGCTCAG GTTGCTTCAGATGATCCTATAGACTGGATGGAGCAGCCTCCTGCTGGTGTAGCTATCCAGGGCCTTATTAGACCCGCCTTCATGGAAGAGCAATCTGACATCCAGAGACATATGTCTGGCAATCAGTCTCATCATGCTGGTACAAATCAGGTTGGGCAAAGCATGGAAGGCAAGCTAGAAGAACCTGGTGTGataaatggtcatgaacataaGTCAGGATCATCTGAAGATATTTCATTGTGGCGGGAGGAATTGGAAAAGGATGAGGTTCCAAGTAGTGGAACTTCATTTTACAAGCTGGAGATGATTAAAATTCAGCTGATTTCAGCTCATGGACACCAA ACTACAGTTGAAGTAGAAGACTTTAGGAAAGCACAACCTGATGCGATTGCACTTTCGGCAGCCAAAATCATATCTCGTCTGAAAGCTGGTGGTGAAAAGATTACGCAGGCCTTTAAATCTCTTTGTTGGAGATGCAAGGGTATCCAAGTGGAG GAGGCAACGATTATTGATGTAGATTCTCTTGGATTTGATTTGAGAGTTTGTTCTGGAACGCAAATCCAAACATTGCGGTTTGCGTTCAATTCAAGG GCAACCTCAGAATATAGTGCTGAAAGACAACTGAATGACTTACTATTCCCAAGGATCCAAAGTAGGCTGCAGAAAAAGAACACTGCTCAAATGCCATAA
- the LOC18109206 gene encoding protein SLENDER RICE1-LIKE 1, with translation MGGLMDHEYFVISYQRKKRDHHVFCLSIHMTGPPDLNLVLTEMSSPLVNKLMACAKAVAVGNLKLADVLYEEMEGLTAEETSEVTKKVVSYFAEALARRVHGVYPRNPFPLLPSSIVNTQRSLRYFEFIPATIDYLAAAYFSGKQPVHFIDFSIMLGSREYDSLLRKFLPNRVFRLTNIGPNPCKDNNHIQERQRKLTELARQLNIDFQLKQLEASIPADIEECVLKLESTSEDEIVIVRWEFELHKLLAIEGAIERVLSKLKELKSKFMLINEQEADHNSPDFFDRFALSFQYYSRVFNHFNCVSGETEREEILERHWRRQISNVVACKGIDRVERHQTFDQWKERLRGAGFRPFQNASRLFKTICKFPMFYPFHGHPLFFASLWEPIDPTEFSRGVGISYPITIEDASVSSVIEPEEVCSSDSEDDSAYDNSKTLGIFWNQKKWSAEEVREYLVSSLTERESRRINRWMSRRLTGNSAGRDKKLSVCDTSLASLLRIPPSNTPIWEAKQYYVDDSVINAYFELLRKRWMEIPNLYMKNYSLPTWIMSFLLSGKWTESKVLSYLNIEEIAGTSKLFIPVCLENHWILICVDIESRALLWLDSLNSHHDKKGVISRWIIEHLMPKLGYDNAQEWQFLEPVDLPRQTNGVDCGIFVMKYADCLALGDHFPFTQQDIPLFRHHIFLDIYRGKLRPQIYSKNFRA, from the exons ATGGGGGGGCTGATGGATCACGAATACTTCGTTATAAGCtaccaaagaaagaaaagagatcaCCATGTATTCTGTTTATCCATCCACATGACAGGGCCACCGGATCTTAATTTGGTGCTTACAGAAATGAGCTCTCCTCTGGTCAACAAATTGATGGCTTGTGCTAAGGCAGTTGCAGTTGGTAATCTCAAACTAGCAGATGTTCTTTATGAGGAAATGGAAGGTCTGACTGCCGAGGAAACCAGTGAAGTGACAAAAAAAGTTGTCAGCTACTTTGCTGAAGCTCTGGCTAGGCGAGTCCATGGAGTGTATCCTCGAAATCCTTTTCCGTTGCTTCCCTCCTCAATTGTGAACACCCAACGTTCTCTTCGTTATTTTGAATTCATCCCTGCCACCATCGATTACCTTGCCGCTGCCTATTTCAGTGGAAAGCAACCAGTCCACTTCATTGACTTTTCCATCATGCTAGGCAGCCGGGAATATGATTCTTTGTTAAGAAAGTTTCTGCCCAATAGAGTATTCCGGTTAACTAATATCGGGCCAAATCCGTGTAAAGACAACAACCATATCCAAGAAAGGCAACGAAAACTCACTGAACTGGCACGACAGTTGAACATCGATTTCCAGCTCAAACAATTAGAAGCCAGTATTCCTGCTGATATAGAAGAATGTGTACTCAAACTGGAAAGCACAAGCGAGGATGAGATAGTTATAGTGAGATGGGAATTTGAACTCCACAAATTGCTTGCCATTGAGGGAGCAATCGAGAGAGTACTTTCAAAACTGAAGGAgctgaaatcaaaatttatgttgaTTAATGAGCAGGAAGCCGATCACAACAGTCCTGATTTCTTTGACCGTTTTGCCCTGTCTTTCCAATACTACTCTAgagtttttaatcattttaattgcGTTTCTGGTGAGacagagagagaagagataCTGGAGAGGCACTGGAGACGACAGATTAGCAATGTTGTTGCATGTAAGGGCATTGACAGGGTTGAGCGGCACCAGACATTTGATCAGTGGAAAGAACGATTGCGTGGTGCAGGGTTCCGTCCATTTCAGAACGCATCCAGGTTGTTCAAAACTATTTGTAAATTTCCTATGTTCTACCCATTTCATGGTCACCCACTGTTCTTTGCTTCATTGTGGGAACCCATCGATCCAACTGAGTTTAGTAGAG GGGTTGGCATTAGTTATCCCATCACAATTGAAGATGCAAGTGTATCTTCAGTAATTGAGCCAGAGGAAGTGTGCTCTTCAGATTCTGAAGATGACAGTGCTTACGATAATTCTAAAACACTTGGGATATTCTGGAACCAAAAGAAATGGTCTGCAGAG GAGGTACGAGAATATTTGGTTTCTTCTCTTACAGAGAGGGAATCGAGAAGAATTAACAGATGGATGTCCCGTCGGCTTACAGG GAATTCTGCCGGGAGAGATAAGAAATTGAGCGTTTGCGACACATCATTGGCAAGTTTGCTTAGAATTCCTCCATCTAACACCCCAATCTGGGAGGCTAAACAATATTACGTTGATGACTCA GTTATTAATGCATATTTCGAGCTGCTGAGGAAGAGATGGATGGAGATTCCTAATTTGTACATGAAGAACTACTCGTTGCCAACTTGGATTATG AGCTTCTTGCTTTCTGGGAAATGGACCGAGTCGAAAGTGCTATCTTACTTAAACATTGAAGAGATAGCAGGCACATCAAAG tTGTTCATTCCAGTGTGCTTGGAAAATCATTGGATCCTCATCTGTGTCGACATAGAGAGTAGGGCATTGCTATGGTTAGATTCATTAAATTCTCATCATGATAAAAAGGGTGTAATTTCAAGGTGGATTATAGAGCACCTAATGCCAAAGTTGGGTTATGATAATGCACAAGAATGGCAATTTTTGGAGCCCGTGGATCTTCCTCGCCAAACAAA CGGAGTAGATTGTGGTATATTTGTGATGAAGTATGCTGATTGTCTTGCACTTGgagatcattttcctttcacCCAACAAGACATTCCTCTCTTTCGACATCACATCTTCCTTGATATATATCGTGGGAAATTACGTCCTCAAATCTACTCAAAGAATTTCAGAGCCTAA
- the LOC18106449 gene encoding pentatricopeptide repeat-containing protein At4g21190 isoform X1: protein MLCLRYSLPLIPNRFQSFDTTRNTKSCVVVCAAKGPRPRYPRVWKTKRRIGTISKSAKLVDCIKGLSNVKEEVYGALDSFVAWELEFPLIAVKKALRALEEQQEWKRIIQVTKWMLSKGQGRTMGTYFTLMNALAEDGRLDEVEELWTKLFSQYLEGTPRMMFDKMISIYYKRDMHDQIFEIFADMEELGLRPSVSIVNMVGNVFQRLGMMDKYEKLKKKYPPPKWIYRYIKGKRVRVRAKNDNEAGDVNSVASGDEEASHDDELDGINDVASGDEEASHDNKLDGINDVASEDEEAFHDESEVGIRIDANEVGVETNLSSNDFSVEANSSLSECQNQDRLHWEHNQPSGVSNSS, encoded by the exons ATGCTTTGTTTAAGATATTCGTTGCCACTAATTCCAAATAGATTTCAGTCCTTTGATACTACCAGGAATACCAAAAGCTGTGTTgtg GTTTGTGCTGCTAAAGGTCCACGACCAAGATATCCGCGAGtttggaaaacaaaaaggagaaTTGGGACTATCTCAAAATCAGCAAAGCTTGTTGATtgt ATAAAGGGATTGTCTAATGTCAAGGAGGAAGTGTACGGGGCTCTTGATTCCTTTGTTGCTTGGGAATTGGAGTTCCCACTAATTGCAGTTAAGAAAGCATTAAGAGCTCTGGAGGAGCAACAAGAATGGAAGAGGATAATTCAG GTCACCAAGTGGATGTTAAGCAAAGGGCAAGGAAGGACAATGGGAACTTATTTCACATTAATGAATGCTTTAGCTGAGGATGGAAGACTTGATGAAGTTGAAGAGCTTTGGACAAAATTATTTTCACAGTACTTGGAAGGCACGCCTCGAATGAtgtttgataaaatgatttCTATATATTACAAAAGGGACATGCATGACCAGATATTTGAG ATATTTGCTGATATGGAGGAGCTAGGTCTCCGCCCAAGTGTTTCAATTGTCAACATGGTGGGAAATGTCTTCCAGAGATTGGGTATGATGGACAagtatgaaaaattaaagaaaaaatatccaCCACCGAAATGGATTTACCGATACATCAAAGGGAAGCGTGTCAGGGTTCGAGCAAAGAATGACAATGAAGCTGGTGATGTTAACAGTGTTGCAAGTGGGGATGAGGAGGCTTCCCATGATGATGAATTAGATGGCATTAATGATGTTGCAAGTGGGGATGAGGAGGCTTCCCATGACAATAAATTGGATGGCATCAATGATGTTGCAAGTGAGGATGAGGAGGCTTTCCATGATGAGAGTGAAGTAGGCATTCGCATAGATGCGAATGAAGTCGGCGTGGAAACCAATTTAAGTTCCAATGATTTTAGTGTTGAAGCTAACAGTTCTCTCTCTGAGTGTCAAAATCAGGATCGATTGCATTGGGAGCATAATCAACCTTCAGGTGTCAGCAATTCCAGTTAG
- the LOC7496588 gene encoding uncharacterized protein At3g49140 isoform X4, with translation MLCQAKSKATLMLTGVINDDIHENIIWPDLPYVTDEHGNIYFQVKNDEDILQTLTTENNFVQAIIGFDATEMLSEMESLGTSEIDFGVEEIEEEDSDVEDGANEDDDDYDEDLVAVLDDDDDEEDDDDEALGDWAKLETMSSSHPMYFAKKLAQVASDDPIDWMEQPPAGVAIQGLIRPAFMEEQSDIQRHMSGNQSHHAGTNQVGQSMEGKLEEPGVINGHEHKSGSSEDISLWREELEKDEVPSSGTSFYKLEMIKIQLISAHGHQTTVEVEDFRKAQPDAIALSAAKIISRLKAGGEKITQAFKSLCWRCKGIQVEEATIIDVDSLGFDLRVCSGTQIQTLRFAFNSRATSEYSAERQLNDLLFPRIQSRLQKKNTAQMP, from the exons ATGTTATGTCAGGCGAAAAGCAAAGCAACATTAATGTTGACTGGTGTGATCAATGATGATATTCATGAGAACATTATCTGGCCAGACTTGCCTTATGTGACTGATGAACATGGGA ATATATACTTTCAAGTGAAGAATGATGAAGACATTTTGCAAACACTTACTacagaaaataattttgtg CAAGCCATTATAGGTTTTGATGCCACGGAAATGCTCAGTGAGATGGAGTCATTGGGTACATCAGAAATTGATTTTGGGGTTGAGGAAATAGAAGAGGAAGATAGTGATGTTGAAGATGGGGCCAATGAGGATGACGACGACTATGATGAG GATTTGGTGGCTGTTcttgatgacgatgatgatgaggaagatgatgatgatgaggcaCTTGGAGACTGGGCAAAATTAGAGACTATGAGCTCTTCTCATCCAATGTATTTTGCCAAAAAGCTGGCTCAG GTTGCTTCAGATGATCCTATAGACTGGATGGAGCAGCCTCCTGCTGGTGTAGCTATCCAGGGCCTTATTAGACCCGCCTTCATGGAAGAGCAATCTGACATCCAGAGACATATGTCTGGCAATCAGTCTCATCATGCTGGTACAAATCAGGTTGGGCAAAGCATGGAAGGCAAGCTAGAAGAACCTGGTGTGataaatggtcatgaacataaGTCAGGATCATCTGAAGATATTTCATTGTGGCGGGAGGAATTGGAAAAGGATGAGGTTCCAAGTAGTGGAACTTCATTTTACAAGCTGGAGATGATTAAAATTCAGCTGATTTCAGCTCATGGACACCAA ACTACAGTTGAAGTAGAAGACTTTAGGAAAGCACAACCTGATGCGATTGCACTTTCGGCAGCCAAAATCATATCTCGTCTGAAAGCTGGTGGTGAAAAGATTACGCAGGCCTTTAAATCTCTTTGTTGGAGATGCAAGGGTATCCAAGTGGAG GAGGCAACGATTATTGATGTAGATTCTCTTGGATTTGATTTGAGAGTTTGTTCTGGAACGCAAATCCAAACATTGCGGTTTGCGTTCAATTCAAGG GCAACCTCAGAATATAGTGCTGAAAGACAACTGAATGACTTACTATTCCCAAGGATCCAAAGTAGGCTGCAGAAAAAGAACACTGCTCAAATGCCATAA
- the LOC7496588 gene encoding uncharacterized protein At3g49140 isoform X3: MVNCNTIHLRGLQSQHQKQVVMLCLHLKKHAKSKATLMLTGVINDDIHENIIWPDLPYVTDEHGNIYFQVKNDEDILQTLTTENNFVQAIIGFDATEMLSEMESLGTSEIDFGVEEIEEEDSDVEDGANEDDDDYDEDLVAVLDDDDDEEDDDDEALGDWAKLETMSSSHPMYFAKKLAQVASDDPIDWMEQPPAGVAIQGLIRPAFMEEQSDIQRHMSGNQSHHAGTNQVGQSMEGKLEEPGVINGHEHKSGSSEDISLWREELEKDEVPSSGTSFYKLEMIKIQLISAHGHQTTVEVEDFRKAQPDAIALSAAKIISRLKAGGEKITQAFKSLCWRCKGIQVEEATIIDVDSLGFDLRVCSGTQIQTLRFAFNSRATSEYSAERQLNDLLFPRIQSRLQKKNTAQMP, encoded by the exons ATGGTAAACTGCAATACCATCCATCTGAGGGGATTGCAGAGTCAACATCAGAAACAAGTAGTGATGCTATGCTTACACCTCAAGAAACAT GCGAAAAGCAAAGCAACATTAATGTTGACTGGTGTGATCAATGATGATATTCATGAGAACATTATCTGGCCAGACTTGCCTTATGTGACTGATGAACATGGGA ATATATACTTTCAAGTGAAGAATGATGAAGACATTTTGCAAACACTTACTacagaaaataattttgtg CAAGCCATTATAGGTTTTGATGCCACGGAAATGCTCAGTGAGATGGAGTCATTGGGTACATCAGAAATTGATTTTGGGGTTGAGGAAATAGAAGAGGAAGATAGTGATGTTGAAGATGGGGCCAATGAGGATGACGACGACTATGATGAG GATTTGGTGGCTGTTcttgatgacgatgatgatgaggaagatgatgatgatgaggcaCTTGGAGACTGGGCAAAATTAGAGACTATGAGCTCTTCTCATCCAATGTATTTTGCCAAAAAGCTGGCTCAG GTTGCTTCAGATGATCCTATAGACTGGATGGAGCAGCCTCCTGCTGGTGTAGCTATCCAGGGCCTTATTAGACCCGCCTTCATGGAAGAGCAATCTGACATCCAGAGACATATGTCTGGCAATCAGTCTCATCATGCTGGTACAAATCAGGTTGGGCAAAGCATGGAAGGCAAGCTAGAAGAACCTGGTGTGataaatggtcatgaacataaGTCAGGATCATCTGAAGATATTTCATTGTGGCGGGAGGAATTGGAAAAGGATGAGGTTCCAAGTAGTGGAACTTCATTTTACAAGCTGGAGATGATTAAAATTCAGCTGATTTCAGCTCATGGACACCAA ACTACAGTTGAAGTAGAAGACTTTAGGAAAGCACAACCTGATGCGATTGCACTTTCGGCAGCCAAAATCATATCTCGTCTGAAAGCTGGTGGTGAAAAGATTACGCAGGCCTTTAAATCTCTTTGTTGGAGATGCAAGGGTATCCAAGTGGAG GAGGCAACGATTATTGATGTAGATTCTCTTGGATTTGATTTGAGAGTTTGTTCTGGAACGCAAATCCAAACATTGCGGTTTGCGTTCAATTCAAGG GCAACCTCAGAATATAGTGCTGAAAGACAACTGAATGACTTACTATTCCCAAGGATCCAAAGTAGGCTGCAGAAAAAGAACACTGCTCAAATGCCATAA
- the LOC18106453 gene encoding E3 ubiquitin-protein ligase SINA-like 7 has translation MQIKINTLQREMAKFSLEDGEGSSFPRPKRQRPSSPSSPPPDFTMGEIVREDEESEEDEEEDDVDTSDGSEEEDEEEEEEEEQVEEIVRPQPPPPQRQPQPPPPPPPPPQQQQQPPPPRPQENNQITTVGLQPPQHRLFEASVFLGHTLVGPSRNGVIYATLSDPEVLDCPICCEPLTIPVFQCDNGHTACSSCCIKLQHKCPSCTMPIGYNRCRAIEKVLESLKVSCSNSSYGCKESICYSKKYEHDKSCTHAPCTCPLPACNYQGSSKRLYQHCRIKHLCDLTSFQFNTSFPLFFMVDHKFRVLQEEKEDVLFILTNRSECLGNVITVSCMGPSSSKQGYFYELTAKAEGSNVRFQSSTRNIQTRVDHPPSLGFLLVPNDFLGTHGGITLDVCIWRLGSYPSVSSALGSSIQCK, from the exons atgcaaataaaaatcaatacttTGCAGAGAGAGATGGCAAAATTCTCACTTGAAGATGGAGAAGGGTCAAGCTTTCCAAGGCCAAAAAGACAAAGGCCCTCTTCtccctcttctcctcctcctgaTTTTACCATGGGAGAAATTGTTCGCGAGGATGAAGAATCTGAAGAAGATGAGGAAGAGGACGATGTGGACACAAGTGATggaagtgaagaagaagatgaggaggaggaggaggaggaggagcaggtGGAAGAAATAGTTAgaccacaaccaccaccaccacaacgacaaccacaaccaccaccaccaccaccaccaccaccacaacaacaacaacaaccaccaccaccgcgGCCGCAAGAAAATAATCAGATAACAACTGTGGGACTACAGCCACCACAACACAGATTATTTGAGGCTTCAGTCTTTCTAGGACATACCCTTGTGGGGCCAAGCAGAAATGGGGTTATTTATGCAACTTTATCAGACCCAGAAGTTCTTGATTGTCCCATCTGCTGTGAACCCTTGACCATTCCTGTTTTTCAG TGTGACAATGGACATACAGCTTGCTCTTCATGCTGCATAAAACTTCAACACAAGTGTCCTTCTTGCACTATGCCTATTGGCTATAACCGCTGTCGTGCCATTGAGAAAGTTCTTGAATCACTGAAAGTATCATGCTCCAATAGTAGTTATGGGTGCAAAGAAAGCATTTGTTACAGTAAGAAATACGAACATGATAAGAGTTGCACCCATGCTCCATGTACATGCCCCCTGCCAGCTTGCAACTACCAGGGCTCATCTAAGCGTTTGTACCAACATTGTAGGATTAAACATTTATGTGACTTGACATCTTTCCAATTTAATACCAGCTTCCCTCTTTTCTTTATGGTTGATCACAAATTCCGTGTTCttcaagaagagaaagaagatgtTTTATTCATTCTGACTAATAGATCGGAGTGTCTTGGAAATGTGATCACTGTTAGTTGTATGGGGCCTTCTTCATCAAAGCAAGGATACTTTTATGAACTCACAGCAAAAGCGGAGGGAAGCAATGTCAGATTCCAATCTTCCACTAGAAATATCCAAACCAGAGTCGATCACCCTCCATCACTGGGGTTCCTTCTAGTCCCAAATGATTTCCTTGGTACCCATGGGGGGATCACCTTGGATGTCTGCATATGGCGTCTTGGCTCATATCCTTCTGTAAGCTCTGCACTAGGCAGCTCTATCCAATGTAAGTGA
- the LOC18106449 gene encoding pentatricopeptide repeat-containing protein At4g21190 isoform X2, with the protein MLCLRYSLPLIPNRFQSFDTTRNTKSCVVVCAAKGPRPRYPRVWKTKRRIGTISKSAKLVDCIKGLSNVKEEVYGALDSFVAWELEFPLIAVKKALRALEEQQEWKRIIQVTKWMLSKGQGRTMGTYFTLMNALAEDGRLDEVEELWTKLFSQYLEGTPRMMFDKMISIYYKRDMHDQIFEIFADMEELGLRPSVSIVNMVGNVFQRLGMMDKYEKLKKKYPPPKWIYRYIKGKRVRVRAKNDNEAGDVNSVASGDEEASHDNKLDGINDVASEDEEAFHDESEVGIRIDANEVGVETNLSSNDFSVEANSSLSECQNQDRLHWEHNQPSGVSNSS; encoded by the exons ATGCTTTGTTTAAGATATTCGTTGCCACTAATTCCAAATAGATTTCAGTCCTTTGATACTACCAGGAATACCAAAAGCTGTGTTgtg GTTTGTGCTGCTAAAGGTCCACGACCAAGATATCCGCGAGtttggaaaacaaaaaggagaaTTGGGACTATCTCAAAATCAGCAAAGCTTGTTGATtgt ATAAAGGGATTGTCTAATGTCAAGGAGGAAGTGTACGGGGCTCTTGATTCCTTTGTTGCTTGGGAATTGGAGTTCCCACTAATTGCAGTTAAGAAAGCATTAAGAGCTCTGGAGGAGCAACAAGAATGGAAGAGGATAATTCAG GTCACCAAGTGGATGTTAAGCAAAGGGCAAGGAAGGACAATGGGAACTTATTTCACATTAATGAATGCTTTAGCTGAGGATGGAAGACTTGATGAAGTTGAAGAGCTTTGGACAAAATTATTTTCACAGTACTTGGAAGGCACGCCTCGAATGAtgtttgataaaatgatttCTATATATTACAAAAGGGACATGCATGACCAGATATTTGAG ATATTTGCTGATATGGAGGAGCTAGGTCTCCGCCCAAGTGTTTCAATTGTCAACATGGTGGGAAATGTCTTCCAGAGATTGGGTATGATGGACAagtatgaaaaattaaagaaaaaatatccaCCACCGAAATGGATTTACCGATACATCAAAGGGAAGCGTGTCAGGGTTCGAGCAAAGAATGACAATGAAGCTGGTGATGTTAACAGTGTTGCAAGTGGGGATGAGGAG GCTTCCCATGACAATAAATTGGATGGCATCAATGATGTTGCAAGTGAGGATGAGGAGGCTTTCCATGATGAGAGTGAAGTAGGCATTCGCATAGATGCGAATGAAGTCGGCGTGGAAACCAATTTAAGTTCCAATGATTTTAGTGTTGAAGCTAACAGTTCTCTCTCTGAGTGTCAAAATCAGGATCGATTGCATTGGGAGCATAATCAACCTTCAGGTGTCAGCAATTCCAGTTAG